A window of Acinetobacter sp. TR3 contains these coding sequences:
- the ileS gene encoding isoleucine--tRNA ligase — protein MSDKQTPENAVDYKATLNLPDTEFAMKANLAVREAKWLEEWYADNIYQQIRASRIGKKKYVLHDGPPYANGQIHLGHAVNKVLKDIIIKSRIMDGFDAPYVPGWDCHGLPIELKVEEKVGKVGVKVDASTFRKACREYAYTQVELQKKDFVRMGVFGDWDNPYLTMNFKQEADIVRSLGAIAKAGHIEPGLKPVNWCLDCGSALAEAEVEYEDKKSDAIDVGFTVVDLKDLSARLNINVQDVTDIVIWTTTPWTLPANQAVAVHADIDYQLVQVTTDRGSQNFILAKDLVESAIERYKLENPVVLADFQGSAIENVLLQHPLITDRQVPVILGEHVIATSGTGAVHTAPGHGVDDYKVGLLYNLKVENPVGGNGVYLPTAPIFAGEHIYKANPKIIEALGAVGRLWAHQPIKHSYPHCWRHKTPIIFRATPQWFISMDAKGLRQTALNAIENDIEFVPDWGKNRIQSMIEGRPDWCISRQRTWGVPIPFFVHKDTNALHPRTPELIEEVAQLIEQEGIDGWYNRDASDFIGADAEQYNAVRDTLDVWFDSGTTHYAVLREREELQDPADLYLEGSDQHRGWFQSSLLTSIAINERAPYKGLLTHGFVVDEKGRKMSKSLGNIITPQDIIKDMGADGLRFWIASADYRYEMTAGKEIFSRASDGYRRIRNTLRFLLANLNGFKPSTDALPVNELIALDQYILQRAADVQKTIQQAYEEMNFHIVTNALTNFCINDLGGFYLDIIKDRQYTTKADSQARHSAQTALYHIVQAFVRWMSPILSFTAQEAWPLIPEQTGKYVFTAEWYDIPTASTANLLSEADWQTLISVKSAVNKQIEAARNAKLIGSNLSAKVELWADEALQTLLNQLADELRFVLITSQVIVHPYAEQGENTDLAGLRVQVSAADGEKCVRCWHVLPDVNTHVGHTGLCARCIVNVTGSGEVRKYA, from the coding sequence ATGAGCGATAAGCAAACTCCTGAAAATGCAGTGGATTATAAAGCCACACTCAATTTGCCTGATACTGAATTTGCCATGAAAGCAAATTTGGCTGTGCGTGAAGCCAAATGGTTAGAAGAGTGGTATGCCGACAACATTTATCAGCAGATTCGTGCATCGCGTATTGGCAAGAAAAAATATGTACTTCATGACGGGCCTCCATATGCCAATGGGCAAATCCATTTAGGCCATGCAGTTAATAAAGTCTTAAAAGATATCATTATTAAAAGCCGTATCATGGATGGCTTCGATGCGCCTTATGTACCAGGTTGGGACTGCCACGGTCTGCCAATCGAACTGAAAGTCGAAGAAAAAGTCGGTAAAGTAGGCGTTAAAGTCGATGCCTCCACTTTCCGTAAAGCGTGTCGTGAATATGCCTACACCCAAGTCGAATTACAGAAAAAAGACTTTGTGCGTATGGGTGTATTTGGTGACTGGGATAATCCATACCTCACCATGAACTTTAAGCAAGAAGCGGACATTGTTCGTTCGCTTGGCGCAATTGCCAAAGCAGGTCATATCGAACCGGGCTTAAAACCGGTGAACTGGTGTTTGGATTGTGGTTCTGCACTGGCTGAAGCAGAAGTTGAATACGAAGATAAAAAATCAGATGCGATTGATGTTGGCTTTACAGTTGTTGATCTTAAAGATTTAAGCGCACGTTTAAATATCAACGTGCAAGATGTAACGGACATCGTAATTTGGACAACAACGCCTTGGACGCTGCCTGCAAACCAAGCAGTTGCAGTACATGCCGACATTGATTATCAACTTGTGCAAGTTACAACTGACCGCGGCTCGCAAAACTTTATTCTTGCCAAAGATTTAGTTGAATCAGCAATCGAACGTTATAAGCTTGAAAACCCAGTGGTATTGGCTGATTTTCAAGGCTCGGCTATCGAAAATGTTCTATTACAACATCCTCTAATTACTGATCGCCAAGTGCCTGTTATTTTAGGTGAACACGTTATTGCAACCAGTGGTACAGGTGCCGTACATACCGCTCCTGGGCATGGTGTAGACGACTATAAAGTGGGCTTACTGTATAACTTAAAAGTTGAAAATCCAGTCGGTGGTAATGGCGTATATTTACCAACTGCACCGATTTTTGCAGGCGAACACATTTATAAAGCCAATCCAAAAATTATCGAAGCTTTGGGTGCTGTAGGTCGTTTATGGGCACATCAGCCGATTAAACATAGCTATCCACACTGTTGGCGTCATAAAACCCCAATTATCTTCCGTGCAACACCACAATGGTTTATCAGCATGGATGCCAAAGGCCTGCGCCAAACGGCACTGAATGCAATTGAAAATGACATCGAATTTGTGCCTGATTGGGGTAAAAATCGTATTCAATCCATGATTGAAGGTCGCCCTGACTGGTGTATTTCACGTCAACGTACTTGGGGTGTGCCAATCCCATTCTTTGTACACAAAGATACCAATGCTTTGCATCCTCGTACGCCTGAATTGATCGAAGAAGTGGCACAACTGATCGAGCAAGAAGGGATTGATGGTTGGTATAACCGTGATGCGAGCGATTTTATTGGTGCGGATGCTGAACAATACAATGCAGTACGCGATACACTAGACGTTTGGTTTGACTCTGGTACAACACATTACGCAGTATTGCGTGAACGTGAAGAATTACAAGATCCAGCAGACTTATATCTTGAAGGTTCAGACCAACACCGTGGCTGGTTCCAATCGTCGTTGTTAACCTCGATCGCGATCAATGAACGTGCGCCATATAAAGGTCTTCTCACCCACGGTTTCGTGGTAGATGAGAAAGGTCGTAAGATGTCTAAATCATTAGGCAACATCATCACCCCACAAGATATTATCAAAGATATGGGTGCAGATGGCTTACGCTTCTGGATCGCATCTGCTGACTATCGCTATGAAATGACAGCTGGTAAAGAAATCTTTAGCCGTGCGTCAGATGGTTATCGTCGTATTCGTAATACTTTACGTTTCTTGTTGGCCAACTTGAATGGTTTCAAACCATCAACTGATGCTCTACCTGTAAATGAGTTGATTGCATTAGATCAATACATCTTACAACGTGCTGCTGATGTTCAAAAAACCATTCAGCAAGCCTATGAAGAGATGAATTTCCATATTGTCACCAACGCATTGACCAATTTCTGTATCAATGATTTAGGTGGCTTCTATCTCGACATCATCAAAGATCGTCAGTACACCACCAAAGCAGATTCTCAGGCACGTCATTCTGCGCAAACAGCGCTATATCATATCGTGCAAGCTTTTGTTCGCTGGATGTCACCTATCCTCAGCTTTACCGCACAAGAAGCTTGGCCATTAATTCCAGAACAAACTGGCAAATATGTATTTACCGCTGAATGGTATGACATCCCAACTGCATCAACAGCAAACTTACTGTCTGAAGCAGATTGGCAAACATTGATTAGCGTAAAATCAGCAGTAAATAAACAGATTGAAGCAGCACGTAACGCTAAACTCATCGGCAGTAACTTATCTGCAAAAGTTGAACTTTGGGCAGATGAAGCATTACAAACATTGTTAAACCAATTGGCTGATGAACTACGTTTTGTCTTGATTACTTCTCAAGTCATCGTTCACCCTTATGCTGAACAAGGTGAAAACACGGATCTTGCAGGATTACGTGTCCAAGTCTCCGCAGCAGATGGTGAAAAATGTGTACGTTGCTGGCATGTATTGCCAGATGTAAATACACACGTTGGTCATACTGGATTATGCGCTCGTTGTATCGTCAACGTCACAGGTAGTGGCGAAGTGAGAAAGTATGCCTAA
- the ribF gene encoding riboflavin biosynthesis protein RibF, producing the protein MKLLRLNALSPDFQLPPTAVTIGNFDGVHLGHQAMISQLKTLADAKGLKTLVMIFEPQPLEFFKGYDAPPRISSLREKVEYLTELGVDYIAVAKFDQYFRSLNATEFADLLKLKLNAQSLVLGDDFHFGKDRQGNSEFLRDYGFDVTNLNTVALNNERVSSTRIRQVLQEGDLALAAKLLGRPYSITGRVQYGDQIGRTLDFPTINVRLNRHKPCLNGIYAVDVVCENASLTAKTKHTDPALNGIAGYQADSLFGAGHVGTRPAIKQEHPEWRLEVHFPDVSANLYGLLMRVTFLHYLHGELNYPSLEALKAGIDDDVQKLRDYRERTPKFPF; encoded by the coding sequence ATGAAGTTGCTTCGTCTCAACGCATTATCGCCAGATTTTCAGTTACCCCCAACTGCGGTAACGATTGGCAATTTTGATGGTGTCCATCTTGGTCATCAAGCGATGATTAGCCAGCTCAAAACATTGGCAGATGCCAAAGGCTTAAAAACATTAGTGATGATTTTCGAGCCACAACCGCTTGAATTTTTTAAAGGTTATGATGCTCCACCACGTATTAGCTCGCTTAGAGAAAAAGTAGAATATTTAACCGAGCTTGGTGTAGATTACATTGCTGTCGCAAAGTTTGATCAATATTTTAGAAGTTTAAATGCCACTGAATTTGCTGACTTACTCAAATTAAAACTCAATGCACAAAGCTTAGTACTGGGTGATGACTTCCATTTTGGTAAAGACCGCCAAGGCAACAGCGAATTCTTGCGTGATTACGGCTTTGATGTCACTAATTTAAATACTGTGGCTTTAAATAATGAACGTGTCAGTTCAACCCGTATCCGTCAGGTTCTACAAGAAGGTGATTTGGCATTAGCGGCAAAATTGTTGGGTCGCCCTTATAGCATTACGGGCCGAGTGCAATATGGCGATCAGATTGGTCGTACCCTTGATTTTCCAACCATCAATGTTCGTTTAAACCGTCATAAACCGTGTTTAAACGGAATTTATGCGGTTGATGTCGTCTGTGAAAATGCCTCACTCACTGCAAAAACAAAACACACTGATCCTGCTTTGAACGGAATTGCAGGCTATCAAGCTGACAGTTTATTTGGTGCAGGTCATGTCGGAACACGTCCAGCCATCAAACAAGAGCATCCAGAGTGGCGATTAGAAGTACATTTTCCTGATGTTTCTGCTAATCTGTATGGCTTATTGATGCGGGTCACTTTCCTTCACTATCTACATGGTGAACTGAATTACCCTTCGCTTGAAGCACTCAAAGCTGGAATCGATGATGATGTGCAAAAATTACGAGACTATCGTGAACGCACACCAAAATTTCCTTTTTAA
- a CDS encoding TDT family transporter, with the protein MKKPFYQLEQTIDVIRHFTPNWFTATMGTGVVAMILAQLPFASSLLFMLATKLWQFNILLFSTFTILYGLRWILFPTEAKQIFTHPNMSLFLGAIPMGLATIANGFLSFGTHLYGDIAVQIATYLWYIDVVLAVVIAWVVPFCMFSCQDHDLQRMTAVWLLPIVACEVAASSAGLLLEHLAADQHALTILITGYVLWGISVLPAFAILTILMLRLALHQLPEKEVAISSWLCLGPIGTGALALLLLGEQAPRIMQAMGFEGLATLLPALGIVASLVLLGFGLWWFGIAILTTLRHMRTGIPFNLGWWGLTFPFGVFILAIFNLAHQLNIDFLQYAAVILSVLLVGLWALVMKKTLAGAYSGQLFFSPCLVALQQKMQ; encoded by the coding sequence ATGAAAAAGCCGTTTTATCAGCTAGAACAAACGATAGATGTGATTCGCCATTTTACCCCAAACTGGTTTACTGCAACCATGGGTACGGGTGTAGTGGCGATGATTTTAGCACAGCTACCTTTTGCTTCATCTCTGTTATTTATGCTTGCGACTAAATTATGGCAATTCAATATCCTGTTATTTAGCACATTCACTATTCTTTATGGCTTACGCTGGATTCTATTTCCAACCGAAGCCAAGCAGATTTTTACTCATCCCAATATGAGCCTATTTTTGGGTGCTATTCCGATGGGATTAGCCACGATTGCCAATGGTTTTCTCAGTTTCGGTACGCATTTATATGGTGATATTGCCGTTCAAATTGCCACTTACCTTTGGTATATCGATGTTGTTCTTGCGGTGGTGATTGCGTGGGTGGTGCCATTCTGTATGTTTAGCTGCCAAGATCATGACTTACAACGGATGACAGCGGTATGGTTACTCCCGATCGTAGCGTGTGAAGTCGCTGCTAGTTCTGCGGGTCTACTATTAGAGCACTTAGCTGCCGATCAACATGCATTAACGATCTTGATCACAGGTTATGTGTTGTGGGGTATTTCAGTATTACCTGCTTTTGCAATCTTAACGATTTTGATGTTGCGTCTGGCTTTACACCAGTTACCTGAAAAAGAGGTCGCAATTTCTAGCTGGTTATGTTTAGGGCCGATTGGAACAGGGGCATTAGCGTTATTATTACTGGGTGAACAAGCACCACGTATTATGCAGGCGATGGGTTTCGAAGGTTTAGCGACATTACTGCCAGCCTTGGGTATTGTGGCAAGTTTGGTGTTATTAGGTTTTGGCTTATGGTGGTTTGGGATTGCGATTTTGACCACACTGCGTCATATGCGTACTGGCATTCCATTTAACTTGGGCTGGTGGGGACTGACTTTCCCATTTGGTGTGTTTATCTTGGCGATCTTTAATTTGGCGCATCAGTTAAATATTGACTTTTTACAGTATGCGGCGGTGATCTTAAGTGTATTGTTAGTTGGTTTGTGGGCATTGGTGATGAAAAAAACGTTGGCAGGGGCGTATAGTGGTCAATTATTTTTCTCTCCTTGTTTGGTCGCCTTACAGCAGAAGATGCAATAA
- a CDS encoding 5'-methylthioadenosine/S-adenosylhomocysteine nucleosidase family protein encodes MNADIALIMALPNESKGLFEQAGIDVHYSGIGKINAAFKAFEVIQKTGCKTLINLGSAGSSHFDAHCLVEVTTFVQRDMDVSPLGFAVGVTPMDDDIPAEIYTQPHFEHLPKGICGTGDSFETGLPKVSCNLVDMEAYALAKVCQKLGVRLISVKYITDGANDTAHLDWEENLLLGAQKLLALYQAHF; translated from the coding sequence ATGAATGCTGATATTGCTCTGATTATGGCTTTACCGAATGAATCTAAAGGGTTGTTTGAACAAGCAGGCATTGACGTTCATTACAGTGGAATTGGCAAAATTAATGCAGCATTCAAGGCATTTGAGGTGATTCAAAAGACGGGATGCAAAACGCTGATCAATTTAGGCAGTGCAGGCAGTTCACACTTCGATGCACACTGTTTGGTTGAAGTCACTACTTTTGTGCAACGTGATATGGATGTATCACCTTTGGGTTTTGCTGTAGGTGTAACCCCAATGGATGATGACATCCCCGCAGAGATTTATACTCAACCACACTTTGAACACTTACCCAAAGGCATTTGTGGCACAGGTGATTCTTTTGAAACAGGTCTTCCAAAGGTCAGCTGTAATTTGGTGGATATGGAAGCGTATGCTTTAGCCAAAGTGTGTCAAAAACTGGGAGTGCGTTTAATCTCGGTCAAATACATAACGGATGGCGCCAATGATACGGCTCATTTAGATTGGGAAGAGAATTTATTACTAGGGGCACAAAAGTTATTGGCGCTGTATCAGGCGCATTTTTAA
- a CDS encoding SMI1/KNR4 family protein: MNIDASRDRGQIDKKIIENYAESIGYKFPKSYVELLSKHNGLTPEKNYFEFQDHNNEITDRDVYFYSYGYEEIEVWDEEDRKKYEDSIKKYEAIELNQPDEHMYEFMDKHMVIFGECAGGDQIAFDYRDNFNTDEPHIALIYHDDLIEISPTENKLRTIKLADSFTSFMALLKENNF, translated from the coding sequence ATGAATATTGATGCAAGCAGAGATCGTGGTCAAATTGATAAAAAAATTATTGAGAATTATGCTGAATCGATTGGGTATAAATTCCCCAAATCTTATGTTGAATTACTCAGTAAACACAATGGATTAACACCTGAAAAGAACTATTTTGAGTTTCAAGATCATAACAATGAGATCACAGATAGAGACGTATATTTTTATAGCTATGGGTACGAAGAAATAGAAGTTTGGGATGAAGAAGATCGTAAAAAGTATGAGGATTCTATCAAAAAATATGAAGCTATTGAATTAAATCAGCCTGATGAACACATGTATGAATTTATGGATAAACATATGGTGATTTTTGGAGAATGTGCAGGTGGTGACCAAATAGCTTTTGATTATAGAGACAACTTTAATACGGATGAGCCACATATTGCTCTAATTTATCATGATGACCTTATCGAAATATCACCAACAGAAAATAAGTTAAGAACTATAAAGCTAGCAGACAGTTTCACTTCTTTTATGGCATTGTTGAAAGAAAATAATTTTTAA
- a CDS encoding TetR/AcrR family transcriptional regulator, giving the protein MEQKKSTQKRNQLLNAALDVFSVYGFSGASLDEIAQLANMHKSNIFYYYENKESLYVEVLTTVLQKWLAPLQTLESELEPTEALTHYLIQKIESSRDQPKASRLFALEIIQGAPHILPILKGPLKKLFKRKTKVIQTWQEQGKLSAEIDPELLIINIWAITQNYADFATQMEMVTGKTLRNRSMYQRTIEHTVHLMLYGVIPR; this is encoded by the coding sequence ATGGAACAGAAAAAAAGTACACAAAAGCGCAATCAACTGCTGAATGCTGCCCTCGATGTTTTTTCCGTCTATGGGTTTAGCGGTGCCAGTTTGGACGAGATTGCACAGCTTGCTAATATGCATAAGTCTAATATTTTCTATTATTATGAAAATAAAGAGTCACTTTACGTTGAAGTACTGACAACCGTACTGCAAAAATGGCTCGCTCCTTTACAAACCTTAGAATCAGAACTTGAGCCAACTGAAGCTCTGACTCACTATTTAATTCAAAAAATTGAAAGCTCACGTGATCAGCCAAAAGCTTCTCGTTTATTTGCCCTCGAAATTATTCAAGGTGCGCCGCATATTTTACCGATCTTAAAAGGGCCATTAAAAAAACTGTTTAAGCGTAAAACTAAAGTCATTCAAACGTGGCAAGAGCAAGGTAAATTATCAGCAGAAATTGACCCTGAATTGTTAATTATTAATATTTGGGCAATTACGCAAAACTATGCGGATTTCGCAACCCAAATGGAAATGGTTACGGGCAAAACCTTGCGTAACCGTAGTATGTACCAACGTACCATCGAGCACACCGTTCACCTGATGCTATATGGCGTGATACCACGTTAA
- a CDS encoding ATP-binding cassette domain-containing protein: protein MSNLNLNFYENPLIQPLGESEASTTASHSNGANILIEQLYKFYGEVKVLEDLDLNIQAGEFVAIVGRSGCGKSTLLRLIAQLEKPSYGEIKFQSARNFREGITNDDIRVMFQDPRLLPWKNILHNVQLGLPKDQYLLAENLLEKVGLKDKSTQWPTQLSGGQRQRAALARALSHTPRILLLDEPLGALDALTRLEMQSLIERLWKEQGFTAILVTHDVSEAVQLADRIILLDQGHIAHQFQVNLPRPRKKTIAFAQLEQQVLDAVLAT from the coding sequence ATGAGCAATCTAAATTTAAATTTCTATGAAAATCCCTTGATTCAACCCCTTGGTGAATCTGAAGCATCGACTACTGCAAGCCATAGCAATGGTGCAAATATTCTGATTGAACAACTGTATAAGTTTTATGGTGAAGTCAAAGTACTTGAGGACTTAGACTTAAATATTCAAGCAGGTGAATTTGTCGCCATAGTAGGTCGCAGTGGTTGTGGTAAAAGCACCCTACTCCGCTTAATCGCCCAACTTGAAAAACCAAGCTATGGCGAGATTAAATTTCAATCCGCAAGAAACTTTCGTGAAGGCATCACAAACGATGATATTCGCGTTATGTTTCAAGATCCACGCTTACTCCCGTGGAAAAATATTTTACACAACGTACAATTAGGTTTACCAAAAGATCAATACCTTCTTGCTGAGAATTTATTAGAAAAAGTAGGCTTAAAAGACAAATCCACACAGTGGCCAACTCAACTCTCTGGAGGTCAACGTCAACGTGCCGCATTAGCCAGAGCACTATCTCACACACCACGTATTTTATTACTGGATGAACCCTTAGGTGCACTAGATGCTCTAACGCGTTTAGAAATGCAAAGCTTGATTGAACGCCTTTGGAAAGAACAAGGCTTTACTGCAATTTTGGTCACACACGATGTCAGTGAAGCGGTACAATTGGCAGATAGAATTATTTTGCTAGATCAAGGACATATTGCACATCAATTTCAAGTGAATTTACCACGACCACGTAAGAAAACTATTGCATTTGCGCAGTTGGAACAACAAGTGTTAGATGCGGTTTTAGCAACTTAA
- the ssuC gene encoding aliphatic sulfonate ABC transporter permease SsuC — protein MRTTPFLNNVSRGTQKIGKGLLPWLFPILLLLIWQAASSSGLLQSRVLPAPTAVVSAFWHLLISGELWHHVKVSAGRALLGLLVGGGLGLVLGLLNGSSRIASTLLDTTLQMIRNIPALALIPLVILWFGIDETAKLFLVAVGVFFPIYINTYHGIRSVDPQLIEMGKSYGLNRWQLYKEIILPGAMPSILVGLRFSLGLVWVLLIVAETISAQAGIGYMTMNAREFLQTDIVLVGILLYALLGKLADVLAQALERYLLRWHAGYQK, from the coding sequence ATGAGAACAACGCCATTTCTAAATAATGTTTCACGTGGAACACAAAAAATAGGCAAAGGTCTCCTGCCTTGGTTGTTTCCAATTTTATTGCTGCTGATTTGGCAAGCTGCTTCAAGTTCAGGTCTATTACAAAGCCGTGTGTTACCTGCTCCAACTGCTGTAGTGAGTGCTTTTTGGCACTTACTGATCAGTGGTGAACTTTGGCATCATGTCAAAGTCAGCGCAGGTCGTGCCCTGCTTGGTTTATTGGTGGGTGGCGGTTTAGGACTGGTTCTAGGACTACTGAATGGTTCATCACGGATTGCTTCCACCTTATTAGATACTACACTGCAAATGATCCGCAATATTCCTGCGCTAGCACTCATTCCGCTGGTAATTTTGTGGTTTGGTATTGATGAAACAGCCAAACTCTTTTTAGTCGCAGTAGGTGTATTTTTTCCAATCTACATCAATACCTATCATGGTATTCGCTCGGTAGACCCTCAGTTGATTGAAATGGGTAAAAGTTATGGGCTTAATCGTTGGCAGCTCTATAAAGAAATCATTTTACCAGGTGCGATGCCATCGATTTTAGTGGGTCTACGTTTTTCTTTGGGTTTAGTTTGGGTGCTTTTAATTGTTGCCGAAACCATTTCAGCTCAAGCAGGCATTGGCTATATGACCATGAACGCACGTGAATTTTTACAGACAGATATCGTTTTGGTTGGCATTTTGCTCTATGCACTGCTTGGAAAACTCGCGGATGTACTGGCTCAAGCCCTAGAGCGATATTTATTACGTTGGCATGCAGGCTATCAAAAATAA
- the ssuD gene encoding FMNH2-dependent alkanesulfonate monooxygenase has protein sequence MNIFWFIPTHGDSRYLGTSKGARQVDHAYMKQIAVAVDNLGYAGVLIPTGRSCEDPWITAASLIDATKQLKFLVALRPGITTPALAARMAATFDRLSNGRILLNLVTGGDEQELKGDGLYEDHSTRYQTASEYVKIWREILTRSHTGESFTFHGERLSVDEAKLLYPPVQKPYPPLWFGGSSADATELAAEQVDTYLTWGEPPAAVKEKIDHLKAKAAAKGRILNYGIRLHVIVRETNEQAWAAADELIQYLDDETIAAAQKKFAQMDSVGQQRMAALHGGRKDQLEVSPNLWAGIGLVRGGAGTALVGDPETVAARIQEYADLGIDTFIFSGYPHLEESIRFAELVFPLLPLKTREKLAQPHLTGPFGEIIANNYVPEVKTQKGLVKEEA, from the coding sequence ATGAATATTTTCTGGTTCATCCCCACTCATGGTGACAGCCGTTACTTAGGCACCAGCAAGGGCGCACGTCAGGTCGATCATGCTTATATGAAACAAATCGCCGTTGCTGTCGACAACCTTGGTTATGCTGGCGTACTGATTCCAACAGGTCGTTCTTGTGAAGATCCATGGATCACAGCAGCCAGCCTCATTGATGCAACCAAACAATTAAAGTTTTTGGTGGCGCTACGTCCCGGAATTACGACACCAGCATTGGCAGCGCGCATGGCTGCTACCTTTGATCGCCTATCCAATGGTCGTATTTTACTCAATCTTGTAACAGGTGGTGATGAGCAGGAACTCAAGGGCGATGGTCTATATGAAGATCACAGCACGCGTTATCAGACTGCCTCTGAATATGTCAAAATTTGGCGTGAAATTCTGACTCGCTCCCATACAGGTGAGTCGTTTACTTTTCATGGTGAACGACTCAGTGTCGATGAAGCAAAATTACTTTATCCACCTGTGCAAAAGCCCTATCCACCCCTTTGGTTTGGTGGATCATCCGCAGACGCGACTGAACTTGCAGCCGAACAAGTCGATACTTATTTAACTTGGGGTGAACCGCCTGCGGCAGTAAAAGAAAAAATAGACCATTTAAAAGCAAAAGCCGCAGCCAAAGGGCGCATCCTGAATTATGGTATTCGCTTGCATGTCATTGTTCGTGAGACCAATGAACAGGCTTGGGCTGCTGCCGATGAACTGATTCAATATTTAGATGATGAGACTATTGCAGCAGCGCAGAAAAAATTTGCACAAATGGACTCGGTCGGGCAGCAACGTATGGCAGCTTTGCACGGCGGGCGTAAAGATCAATTAGAAGTCTCACCAAACTTATGGGCAGGTATCGGTTTAGTTCGTGGCGGTGCGGGTACGGCTTTAGTCGGCGATCCAGAAACTGTTGCTGCACGTATTCAAGAATATGCTGACTTGGGGATTGATACCTTTATTTTCTCAGGTTATCCGCATTTAGAAGAGTCGATTCGTTTTGCAGAATTGGTATTTCCTCTTCTGCCACTCAAAACTCGTGAGAAATTGGCACAGCCACATCTCACAGGTCCTTTTGGTGAAATCATTGCCAATAACTATGTGCCTGAGGTCAAAACACAAAAAGGCTTGGTTAAGGAGGAGGCATGA
- a CDS encoding sulfonate ABC transporter substrate-binding protein, whose amino-acid sequence MAIFINRSWATSTIIAATIAGVMGVAGCAKKPEQQATPKQETTTLNIGFQKYGILPIVKAKGELEKNLAAQGVNVKWVEFPAGPQLLEGLNVGSVVFGEAGEAPPIFAQAANPNLVYVANQPPAPKAEALIVQKDSPIQSVQDLKGKRIALNKGSNVHYLLLKLLEANNLTLNDIQPVYLPPSDARAAFEKGAVDAWVIWDPFFAAAEHQIHARVIANGEHLVNNHQFYLADRKFAEGHPEVLKTLVTTLNQTTDWVKTHPDDAAKLLEKPTALELDVLKTSISRMGFGVQPISEKVEKEQQYVADAFFAQKLIPKQLVIADAVLKNQVQ is encoded by the coding sequence ATGGCTATTTTTATCAATCGCTCATGGGCAACTTCAACCATCATCGCAGCAACTATTGCTGGCGTAATGGGCGTTGCGGGTTGTGCAAAAAAACCTGAGCAGCAAGCAACACCAAAACAAGAAACCACAACATTAAATATCGGCTTTCAAAAGTATGGCATTTTGCCGATTGTTAAAGCAAAAGGTGAATTAGAAAAGAATCTTGCTGCTCAAGGTGTCAATGTAAAATGGGTTGAATTTCCAGCTGGCCCCCAACTTTTAGAAGGCCTAAATGTAGGTAGTGTCGTATTTGGCGAGGCCGGTGAAGCGCCTCCGATCTTTGCCCAAGCAGCAAATCCTAACTTGGTCTACGTCGCAAATCAGCCACCTGCACCGAAAGCAGAAGCCTTAATCGTTCAAAAAGATTCACCAATACAATCTGTACAAGACCTGAAAGGTAAACGTATTGCATTGAACAAAGGCTCAAACGTTCATTATCTTTTATTGAAATTACTAGAAGCCAATAATTTAACTTTAAATGATATTCAGCCTGTTTATTTACCACCGTCAGATGCACGCGCAGCCTTTGAAAAAGGCGCAGTCGATGCTTGGGTGATATGGGATCCATTCTTCGCAGCAGCAGAGCATCAAATCCATGCACGTGTGATCGCAAACGGCGAGCATTTGGTCAACAATCATCAATTCTATTTAGCTGATCGTAAGTTTGCGGAAGGACATCCCGAAGTTCTAAAAACACTGGTGACAACATTGAATCAAACCACAGATTGGGTAAAGACCCATCCTGATGATGCTGCAAAATTACTCGAAAAACCAACCGCACTTGAACTCGATGTTTTAAAAACTTCAATTTCTCGCATGGGTTTTGGCGTTCAGCCAATTTCTGAAAAAGTCGAAAAAGAACAGCAGTACGTCGCTGATGCCTTTTTTGCTCAGAAATTAATTCCAAAGCAATTGGTCATTGCAGATGCTGTATTAAAAAACCAAGTTCAATAA